The Microbulbifer hydrolyticus genome has a segment encoding these proteins:
- a CDS encoding AraC family transcriptional regulator, with protein sequence MVRASALTGYKTLLGSFGVDVEALLQRLSLPADYLDRPDLMIPMETKVELLELGAQLSGCPQFGLRLAQQQNISALGTVGLLLQQCPTLRDAMDTITSSIGQTAQGLKVWLEERDRIAYLCSQYDFDGPSAHSRQHSDNLVASGFNMIRFLLAEPVSLHAVYLCGEAPSTASGLAPYRELFQCPVHFGQDFNGVAFPADLLQRPVAGANPAMRGLIDNFLKKKQLDDFQEQLLWTITNLLPRGAVTLEKVADSVDMAPRTLQLRLSRQGTSFQQLLDRTRIEQVCTYLLEGDLSLTEIAELVGYSQLSALTRAFKRIMGASPRAWLRQHPG encoded by the coding sequence ATGGTCCGCGCCAGTGCGCTCACCGGTTACAAAACGCTGCTCGGCAGCTTCGGCGTGGATGTCGAAGCGCTGCTGCAGCGTCTCTCCCTGCCTGCGGATTATCTGGACCGTCCGGACCTGATGATCCCGATGGAGACCAAGGTGGAGCTGCTGGAGCTGGGAGCGCAACTGAGCGGCTGCCCGCAATTCGGACTCCGGCTCGCCCAGCAGCAGAACATTTCTGCACTGGGTACCGTCGGGCTGTTGCTGCAGCAGTGCCCCACCCTGCGCGACGCCATGGACACCATCACCTCCTCCATCGGGCAGACGGCCCAGGGGCTGAAGGTGTGGCTGGAGGAGCGCGATCGGATCGCCTACCTCTGTTCCCAGTACGATTTCGACGGTCCCTCCGCTCATTCCCGCCAGCACAGCGACAACCTGGTGGCCAGTGGCTTCAACATGATCCGCTTTCTGCTGGCGGAGCCGGTGTCGCTGCACGCCGTGTATCTCTGTGGCGAGGCGCCATCAACTGCCAGTGGCCTGGCGCCCTATCGTGAGCTGTTCCAGTGTCCGGTGCATTTCGGGCAGGACTTCAATGGCGTCGCCTTCCCCGCGGATCTGCTGCAACGGCCGGTGGCGGGTGCCAACCCGGCGATGCGCGGGCTGATCGACAACTTCCTGAAAAAGAAACAGCTGGACGATTTCCAGGAGCAACTGCTGTGGACCATCACCAACCTGCTGCCCCGCGGCGCGGTGACCCTGGAGAAAGTCGCCGACAGCGTGGACATGGCACCGCGCACCCTGCAGCTGCGCCTCAGCCGGCAGGGCACCAGCTTCCAGCAACTGCTTGACCGCACCCGGATCGAGCAGGTGTGTACCTATCTGCTGGAGGGTGATCTCTCTCTGACGGAGATTGCCGAGCTGGTGGGCTACAGCCAGTTGAGCGCCCTCACCCGCGCGTTCAAGCGCATCATGGGCGCAAGCCCCAGGGCCTGGTTGCGCCAGCACCCGGGCTGA
- a CDS encoding coniferyl aldehyde dehydrogenase: MNTQTLTSDNAQSAALQNLLARQRQAYLADPAPDYQQRVKDLKSLAQMIRDHQDELVEAVSADYGNRSHHETLFAEIFPALDGVKDTVKRLKKWMKPQRRHVDFTAFPTSSTKVIPQPLGVVGVIVPWNFPVNLSFGPLINIFAAGNRAMVKMSENSRNLTALLRRISGDYFPEDKLVFLEETGGVGIEFSKLKFDHLIFTGSGTTGRKVMAAAAENLTPVTLELGGKSPAIVGPDYDTDTAVERVLFWKLFNAGQICTTVDYLLLPEDKVDAFIEKAKKVFKKRYPDIQNSDYTSVIDERSFQRIWDTLDDATQKGATAIDLTDGQGSREDPLKKFPAHLLINVSEDMEIMQREIFGPLLPIKTYKNREEVAAYINNGDRPLAIYPFTNDKNLRDYYIDHVMSGGVSVNNAVLHVGQHDIPFGGVGESGMGHYHGYEGFLTFSKLRPVFYQGPLDPLKLLMPPYGNLANKMMKLMLRLTK, translated from the coding sequence ATGAATACCCAGACACTGACCAGCGACAACGCCCAGAGCGCCGCACTTCAGAACCTGCTGGCGCGACAGCGTCAGGCCTATCTCGCCGATCCCGCGCCGGACTACCAGCAACGGGTAAAAGACCTGAAATCTCTCGCGCAGATGATTCGCGACCATCAGGACGAGCTGGTGGAGGCAGTCAGCGCCGACTACGGCAACCGCTCCCACCACGAGACCCTGTTTGCAGAAATTTTCCCCGCTTTGGACGGCGTTAAAGATACCGTCAAACGCCTGAAAAAATGGATGAAGCCGCAGCGTCGCCATGTGGATTTCACCGCATTCCCGACTTCGTCCACCAAAGTAATTCCACAGCCGCTTGGTGTGGTGGGTGTAATCGTGCCGTGGAATTTCCCGGTGAACCTGTCCTTTGGACCACTGATCAATATCTTCGCCGCCGGCAACCGGGCGATGGTGAAAATGTCGGAAAACTCGCGCAATCTGACTGCGCTGCTCAGGCGCATCAGTGGTGACTACTTTCCCGAGGACAAGCTGGTATTTCTCGAAGAGACCGGCGGAGTGGGCATCGAGTTTTCAAAACTCAAGTTCGACCATCTGATTTTTACCGGCTCCGGCACCACCGGCCGTAAAGTAATGGCTGCGGCCGCTGAAAACCTTACGCCGGTCACACTGGAACTCGGTGGCAAGTCTCCGGCCATCGTCGGCCCGGACTACGATACCGATACCGCGGTCGAACGCGTGCTGTTCTGGAAACTGTTCAATGCGGGCCAGATCTGCACCACCGTCGACTACCTGCTACTGCCGGAAGACAAGGTCGACGCGTTTATCGAAAAAGCGAAAAAAGTATTTAAAAAACGCTACCCCGACATCCAGAATTCGGACTACACATCGGTCATCGACGAGCGCTCGTTCCAGCGCATCTGGGACACCCTGGATGACGCGACACAGAAAGGCGCAACCGCTATCGACCTGACCGATGGTCAGGGTAGCCGTGAAGATCCGCTGAAAAAATTCCCCGCACACCTGCTGATCAATGTCAGCGAAGATATGGAAATCATGCAGCGGGAAATTTTCGGTCCGTTGCTGCCAATCAAGACCTACAAAAACCGCGAGGAAGTGGCGGCCTATATCAATAATGGTGATCGCCCACTGGCGATTTATCCGTTTACCAATGATAAAAACCTGCGCGATTACTATATCGACCATGTCATGTCTGGCGGCGTGAGCGTGAACAATGCGGTTCTGCATGTTGGCCAGCACGACATTCCATTCGGCGGTGTCGGTGAGAGCGGCATGGGCCACTACCATGGCTACGAGGGCTTCCTGACCTTCTCGAAACTGCGCCCGGTGTTCTACCAGGGACCGCTCGATCCCCTGAAGCTGCTAATGCCTCCGTACGGTAACCTGGCGAATAAAATGATGAAGTTGATGCTGCGCCTAACTAAATAA
- a CDS encoding TonB-dependent receptor: MPAPNRSNHHHSDAMQPKTMFTGRNLLASAIALTAAFSTVPALSQQSVLEEVTVTAQKREQSMQDVSVAVSAFSGDAIDKMGFEEGLDITQQVPNMNFFAIFGEASSPSVSLRGISLVNFSDSWESPVSIYVDDVYRGNPAGSAIQLFDLERVEVLRGPQGTLYGRNTTGGLVHYVSRKPTEEFEANVSASIGSYAERILEGSMSGPITDSVRGRVAIKSTQNDGWQTNTVTGDKLNDTDSFGYRTQLEFDLTESGSLLLNVHGSSADQQSVGFAHMGYLQEAEAGADKCSVRVIQRGGCTSATFGFTGAEAVNGKFDPEHVASGAAEGLGTKIDTFGTSATLNWDFENFSLTSITAYEELDKFLQDDGDGTAVVWFDEQYAVDAEQYTQEFRLSGSTESSNWVTGVYYYKDDRGLLTEAPTTADGLWHREIVTLDSASWALFGQLEYDLSSTLTLVSGLRYTEEERDFTQDAGPSFYADAVDTRKDLSDQAITGRIGLDWRPAPDTLAYASYSTGFKSGGFSGSYNRNDLATDPVGAESINNFELGLKTTLAEVYRLNAAAFRYTVQDFQAQVFISVEEGSVITNAGDVTGTGAEVELTAPITENFEVIAGAGWLDTEFDSEQVIGVAGDFYTLDGNELPSAPGLTYNVVARYYLGLEGNGELVFQGDYSWQDDHYLQIENDPYSKHDAYGLANAKVSWHSPTDAYSLEVFARNLANEEYFTYQNTLGADWGYGVWGQPRTAGLRFNWKM, translated from the coding sequence ATGCCTGCACCAAACCGCAGCAACCATCACCATTCTGACGCAATGCAGCCAAAGACAATGTTTACCGGGCGCAATCTGCTAGCCAGTGCCATCGCCCTCACCGCTGCGTTCAGCACCGTACCCGCCCTTTCCCAGCAATCCGTCCTCGAAGAAGTCACCGTCACCGCACAGAAGCGCGAGCAATCCATGCAGGATGTCTCCGTTGCCGTGAGTGCCTTCTCCGGCGATGCCATCGACAAGATGGGATTTGAGGAAGGGCTGGATATTACCCAGCAGGTGCCGAACATGAACTTCTTCGCCATCTTCGGCGAAGCGTCCAGCCCCTCGGTCAGCCTGCGCGGTATCAGCCTGGTGAATTTCTCCGATTCCTGGGAATCGCCTGTGTCTATCTACGTGGACGACGTCTACCGCGGTAATCCCGCCGGCTCCGCCATCCAGCTGTTTGACCTGGAGCGCGTGGAAGTACTGCGCGGTCCACAGGGCACCCTTTACGGACGCAATACGACGGGCGGTCTGGTGCACTACGTATCCCGCAAGCCGACCGAAGAGTTTGAGGCCAATGTCAGCGCCAGTATCGGCTCCTATGCAGAGCGTATTCTCGAAGGCAGTATGAGCGGGCCGATCACCGACAGCGTACGCGGCCGTGTCGCGATCAAGAGCACCCAGAATGACGGCTGGCAGACCAACACCGTCACCGGCGACAAGCTCAACGATACCGACAGCTTCGGCTACCGCACGCAACTGGAATTTGACCTAACAGAAAGTGGCAGCCTGCTACTGAACGTGCACGGCAGCAGCGCCGATCAGCAATCTGTCGGTTTTGCGCATATGGGTTACCTGCAGGAAGCAGAGGCTGGCGCCGATAAATGTTCAGTGCGGGTGATTCAGCGTGGCGGCTGTACCAGTGCAACCTTTGGCTTCACTGGTGCGGAGGCGGTAAACGGCAAGTTCGACCCCGAACACGTCGCTTCCGGTGCCGCGGAGGGACTCGGCACCAAGATCGATACCTTTGGTACTTCTGCCACCCTCAACTGGGATTTCGAAAACTTCAGCCTGACGTCGATCACGGCCTATGAGGAGCTGGACAAGTTCCTGCAGGACGACGGCGACGGTACTGCAGTAGTCTGGTTTGACGAGCAGTATGCTGTAGACGCTGAGCAGTACACGCAGGAATTCCGCCTCAGCGGCAGTACAGAAAGCAGCAACTGGGTGACCGGCGTTTACTACTACAAAGACGACCGCGGCCTGCTCACCGAAGCGCCTACCACCGCAGACGGCCTCTGGCACCGCGAGATAGTCACTCTCGACAGCGCCTCCTGGGCCCTGTTCGGACAACTGGAGTACGACCTCAGCAGTACACTGACCCTGGTGAGCGGCCTACGCTACACCGAAGAAGAGCGCGACTTTACCCAGGATGCGGGCCCCAGTTTCTACGCGGATGCCGTTGATACCCGAAAGGACCTGAGCGATCAGGCCATCACCGGCCGTATCGGCCTCGACTGGCGCCCGGCACCGGACACCCTGGCCTACGCCAGTTACTCTACCGGCTTCAAGAGTGGCGGCTTTTCCGGCAGCTATAACCGCAATGACCTGGCCACCGATCCGGTAGGCGCGGAGAGCATCAACAACTTCGAGCTCGGCCTGAAAACGACCCTCGCCGAAGTCTACCGGCTCAACGCAGCCGCATTTCGCTACACAGTGCAGGACTTCCAGGCACAGGTATTTATCAGTGTGGAGGAAGGCAGCGTGATCACCAACGCCGGCGATGTAACCGGTACCGGCGCAGAGGTGGAGCTGACTGCCCCGATTACGGAAAACTTCGAAGTCATCGCCGGCGCCGGCTGGCTGGATACGGAGTTCGACTCGGAGCAGGTGATTGGGGTCGCCGGAGACTTCTACACCCTGGATGGCAATGAACTGCCCTCCGCCCCCGGCCTCACCTACAACGTGGTGGCTCGCTACTACCTGGGGCTCGAAGGCAATGGAGAGCTGGTTTTCCAGGGGGATTACTCCTGGCAGGACGATCACTACCTGCAAATCGAAAACGACCCCTATTCAAAACACGACGCGTACGGCCTGGCCAACGCCAAGGTCAGCTGGCACTCGCCAACGGATGCCTACAGCCTGGAAGTCTTCGCCAGAAATCTGGCCAACGAAGAGTACTTCACCTACCAGAACACCCTGGGCGCCGACTGGGGCTACGGCGTGTGGGGCCAGCCACGCACTGCGGGCCTGCGGTTTAACTGGAAGATGTAA